A region of Arabidopsis thaliana chromosome 5, partial sequence DNA encodes the following proteins:
- a CDS encoding eukaryotic translation initiation factor 2B family protein / eIF-2B family protein (eukaryotic translation initiation factor 2B family protein / eIF-2B family protein; FUNCTIONS IN: translation initiation factor activity; INVOLVED IN: translational initiation; LOCATED IN: cellular_component unknown; EXPRESSED IN: 19 plant structures; EXPRESSED DURING: 12 growth stages; CONTAINS InterPro DOMAIN/s: Translation initiation factor IF2/IF5, N-terminal (InterPro:IPR016189), Translation initiation factor IF2/IF5 (InterPro:IPR002735); BEST Arabidopsis thaliana protein match is: eukaryotic translation initiation factor 2 beta subunit (TAIR:AT5G20920.2); Has 1807 Blast hits to 1807 proteins in 277 species: Archae - 0; Bacteria - 0; Metazoa - 736; Fungi - 347; Plants - 385; Viruses - 0; Other Eukaryotes - 339 (source: NCBI BLink).), with the protein MDLQQKQACWKLELEVIDNDSSWVSKFDPSKKKKKKKQKPLIREDDIFFQNGGHFTEDNLPDCQSSRKFEPDYGYKELLSMVFDRLREEDVEVSTERPRTVMMPPQLLAEGTITVCLNFADLCRTMHRKPDHVMKFLLAQMETKVSLNKQQRLEIKGLVSSKDFQAVFRKYIDAFVICVCCKSPDTALAEEGNGLFNLRCETGKDEDKLVSFESVLVQCGLVAPVDIPNLL; encoded by the exons ATGGATTTACAGCAAAAGCAGGCGTGTTGGAAACTTGAACTCGAGGTTATAGATAACGATTCTTCATGG GTCAGTAAATTTGATCCttctaagaagaagaagaagaagaagcagaagccTCTGATACGCGAAGACGACATCTTCTTCCAGAATGGAGGACACTTTACGG AGGATAACTTACCGGACTGTCAATCTAGCCGGAAATTTGAGCCAGATTATGGCTACAAAGAG CTCTTGAGTATGGTGTTTGATAGGCTTCGTGAGGAAGATGTCGAGGTTTCTACAGAGAGGCCAAGAACAGTGATGATGCCTCCTCAGCTCCTTGCAGAAGGGACGATAACTGTTTGTTTAAACTTTGCTGATCTCTGCAGAAC gATGCATAGGAAGCCAGATCATGTCATGAAATTCTTACTTGCCCAAATGGAGACAAAAGTATCGCTGAACAAACAGCAGCGGCTAGAGATTAAGGGTTTAGTGTCTTCTAAGGATTTTCAAGCTGTGTTCCGGAAATACATTG ATGCGTTCGTAATCTGCGTCTGCTGCAAAAGTCCTGACACAGCTCTCGCGGAGGAGGGCAATGGTCTTTTCAATCTCAGATGTGAGACG GGGAAAGATGAGGATAAATTGGTCTCATTTGAGTCTGTTCTTGTGCAGTGTGGTTTAGTAGCACCAGTCGATATACCAAATCTACTGTGA
- a CDS encoding myelin transcription factor (unknown protein; Has 66 Blast hits to 66 proteins in 27 species: Archae - 0; Bacteria - 2; Metazoa - 18; Fungi - 7; Plants - 29; Viruses - 0; Other Eukaryotes - 10 (source: NCBI BLink).), translating to MKCSGRKALQPRNIYQTPKEDAFFVKPKAAEKLKENLNLETSIDASLAEELSAFKKKLERLREDRESTEKLLKERDEAMDLHMSHLLQRGETQKSLEIQVDRLFRLKELHAYSSKISPIRSLRAKEQQEKMRRFTFAGEEQPDEESSVEIANGPIEEESSTKSNVLERDMIIANTQPIIS from the exons atgaaatgttCAGGTCGAAAAGCACTGCAGCCGAGAAACATCTACCAGACCCCAAAGGAGGATGCTTTCTTCGTGAAGCCCAAAGCTGCAGAGAAGCTCAAGGAGAATCTGAATCTTGAGACATCAATCGATGCTTCTCTTGCGGAGGAGCTTAGTGCCTTCAAGAAGAAACTCGAGAGGCTGAGAGAGGATCGAGAGAGCACTGAGAAGCTGCTAAAGGAGAGAGATGAAGCCATGGATCTGCACATGAGCCATCTTCTCCAGAGAGGAGAGACACAGAAAAGCCTTGAAATCCAGGTCGATCGCCTCTTTCGATTGAAGGAGCTCCACGCCTATTCCTCT AAGATTTCTCCAATCCGATCTCTGAGAGCCAAGGAGCAGCAGGAGAAGATGAGACGCTTCACCTTC GCAGGTGAAGAACAACCAGATGAAGAAAGCTCCGTCGAGATCGCTAATGGGcccattgaagaagaaagctcgaCCAAAAGTAATGTGTTGGAGAGAGATATGATCATCGCAAATACCCAACCCATCATATCTTGA
- the STN8 gene encoding Protein kinase superfamily protein (STN8; FUNCTIONS IN: protein kinase activity, kinase activity; INVOLVED IN: photosystem II stabilization; LOCATED IN: thylakoid, chloroplast; EXPRESSED IN: 22 plant structures; EXPRESSED DURING: 14 growth stages; CONTAINS InterPro DOMAIN/s: Protein kinase, core (InterPro:IPR000719), Serine/threonine protein kinase-related (InterPro:IPR017442), Protein kinase-like (InterPro:IPR011009), Serine/threonine protein kinase, active site (InterPro:IPR008271); BEST Arabidopsis thaliana protein match is: STN7 (Stt7 homolog STN7); kinase/ protein kinase (TAIR:AT1G68830.1); Has 33057 Blast hits to 33030 proteins in 1682 species: Archae - 26; Bacteria - 4053; Metazoa - 14243; Fungi - 4538; Plants - 3212; Viruses - 96; Other Eukaryotes - 6889 (source: NCBI BLink).) — protein sequence MASLLSPATPTATSAAFHSCSTAGFSTPTHISSQNSSLSLLSRRGCMMRCSFSPQDIPVDSLSHLPPFLDFQNSLATFSDTQKWGFFVSAGIVWFYLTARPGVLIGAIDAYLLAPLQLGLDTLIGRRLKRSDFLVTEKLGEGSFGVVYAGVLLPKNSTLVDDVRVSKARAKAMDFTGEFKQRVILKKVKVGVRGAEEFGEYEEWFNYRLSRAAPDTCAEFLGSFVADKTNTMFTKGGKWLVWRFEGDRDLADYMKDRSFPSNLESIMFGRVLQGVESVKRRALIIKQIMRQIITSLRKIHGTGIVHRDVKPANLVVTKKGQIKLIDFGAAADLRIGKNYIPERTLLDPDYCPPELYVLPEETPSPPPEPIAALLSPILWQLNSPDLFDMYSAGIVLLQMAVPTLRSTAGLKNFNLEIKSVEYDLNRWRERTRTRPDLSILDLDSGRGWDLVTKLISERGSLRRGRLSAAAALRHPYFLLGGDQAAAVLSKLSFSK from the exons ATggcctctcttctctctcccgCCACCCCCACCGCCACCTCCGCCGCATTTCATTCCTGCTCCACCGCCGGATTCTCCACTCCCACTCACATTTCATCCCAGAACAGCAGCCTGTCCCTCCTCAGCCGCCGGGGTTGTATGATGAGATGCAGTTTTTCTCCGCAGGACATTCCTGTTGATTCCCTCTCTCATCTCCCTCCTTTCCTTGACTTTCAGAACTCCCTCGCCACATTTTCGGATACCCAGAAATGGGGGTTCTTTGTCTCCGCCGGAATCGTCTGGTTTTACCTCACGGCGAGGCCTGGTGTTCTCATCGGCGCCATTGACGCCTACCTTCTCGCTCCCCTCCAGCTTGGCCTCGACACTCTGATTGGAAGGAGGTTGAAGAGGTCCGATTTCTTGGTCACTGAGAAACTCGGCGAAGGCTCTTTCGGCGTCGTCTATGCCGGCGTCCTACTCCCCAAGAATTCTACTCTTGTTGATGACGTTAGGGTTAGCAAAGCAAGAGCTAAAGCGATGGACTTTACCGGCGAATTCAAGCAGAGAGTCATCCTCAAGAAG GTCAAGGTGGGAGTACGAGGGGCCGAGGAATTTGGCGAGTACGAAGAGTGGTTCAACTACCGACTCTCAAGGGCCGCTCCTGACACCTGCGCTGAGTTTCTCGGAAGCTTTGTCGCCGACAAGACCAATACTATGTTTACTAAAGGCGGCAAATGGCTTGTCTGGAGGTTCGAG GGAGACCGTGATCTCGCTGATTACATGAAAGATCGGAGCTTTCCTTCTAATTTGGAGTCCATCATGTTTGGGCGCGTTCTCCAAGGAGTCGAGTCTGTGAAACGTCGTGCACTGATCATTAAGCAGATTATGCGCCAGATCATTACATCTCTCAGGAAAATCCATGGCACGGGCATTGTTCACCGGGACGTGAAGCCTGCCAACTTGGTGGTTACAAAGAAGGGCCAGATTAAGCTCATCGACTTTGGTGCCGCTGCTGATCTTCGCATTGGCAAGAATTACATCCCGGAACGCACTTTACTCGATCCTGACTACTGTCCTCCTGAGCTCTATGTCCTCCCGGAGGAAACGCCAAGCCCTCCTCCGGAGCCTATAGCCGCTTTGCTTTCCCCGATTCTCTGGCAG TTGAACAGTCCGGATCTGTTTGATATGTATTCTGCTGGGATAGTGCTTCTCCAAATGGCGGTTCCGACCTTAAGATCTACTGCCGGTCTGAAGAATTTTAATCTGGAGATCAAGTCTGTTGAATATGATCTTAATAGGTGGCGGGAAAGGACTCGGACGAGGCCAGACTTGAGCATACTAGATCTGGACTCGGGCAGAGGGTGGGACCTCGTCACTAAACTCATATCCGAGAGAGGTTCTCTGAGACGTGGACGCCTTTCAGCAGCTGCTGCTCTCAGACAcccttattttttgttgggcGGTGATCAAGCGGCCGCTGTTCTTTCAAAGCTCAGTTTCAGCAAGTGA
- a CDS encoding myelin transcription factor (unknown protein; FUNCTIONS IN: molecular_function unknown; INVOLVED IN: biological_process unknown; EXPRESSED IN: 16 plant structures; EXPRESSED DURING: 11 growth stages; Has 30201 Blast hits to 17322 proteins in 780 species: Archae - 12; Bacteria - 1396; Metazoa - 17338; Fungi - 3422; Plants - 5037; Viruses - 0; Other Eukaryotes - 2996 (source: NCBI BLink).) has product MKCSGRKALQPRNIYQTPKEDAFFVKPKAAEKLKENLNLETSIDASLAEELSAFKKKLERLREDRESTEKLLKERDEAMDLHMSHLLQRGETQKSLEIQVDRLFRLKELHAYSSKISPIRSLRAKEQQEKMRRFTFVINVSTLLSLSFFLPIHLWVFSRPFSGR; this is encoded by the exons atgaaatgttCAGGTCGAAAAGCACTGCAGCCGAGAAACATCTACCAGACCCCAAAGGAGGATGCTTTCTTCGTGAAGCCCAAAGCTGCAGAGAAGCTCAAGGAGAATCTGAATCTTGAGACATCAATCGATGCTTCTCTTGCGGAGGAGCTTAGTGCCTTCAAGAAGAAACTCGAGAGGCTGAGAGAGGATCGAGAGAGCACTGAGAAGCTGCTAAAGGAGAGAGATGAAGCCATGGATCTGCACATGAGCCATCTTCTCCAGAGAGGAGAGACACAGAAAAGCCTTGAAATCCAGGTCGATCGCCTCTTTCGATTGAAGGAGCTCCACGCCTATTCCTCT AAGATTTCTCCAATCCGATCTCTGAGAGCCAAGGAGCAGCAGGAGAAGATGAGACGCTTCACCTTCGTAATAAATGTTTCAACACTACTCTCcctttccttctttcttcccATTCATTTATGGGTTTTTTCTCGACCTTTTTCAGGCAGGTGA
- a CDS encoding eukaryotic translation initiation factor 2B family protein / eIF-2B family protein produces MSEGPIQAQSQSLVSFLIFLRSTLKLVDPPATMDLQQKQACWKLELEVIDNDSSWVSKFDPSKKKKKKKQKPLIREDDIFFQNGGHFTEDNLPDCQSSRKFEPDYGYKELLSMVFDRLREEDVEVSTERPRTVMMPPQLLAEGTITVCLNFADLCRTMHRKPDHVMKFLLAQMETKVSLNKQQRLEIKGLVSSKDFQAVFRKYIDAFVICVCCKSPDTALAEEGNGLFNLRCETCGLVAPVDIPNLL; encoded by the exons ATGTCTGAAGGCCCAATACAGGCCCAATCACAGTCCCTGGtttcgtttttaattttccTCCGATCAACGCTGAAACTTGTCGACCCGCCGGCGACGATGGATTTACAGCAAAAGCAGGCGTGTTGGAAACTTGAACTCGAGGTTATAGATAACGATTCTTCATGG GTCAGTAAATTTGATCCttctaagaagaagaagaagaagaagcagaagccTCTGATACGCGAAGACGACATCTTCTTCCAGAATGGAGGACACTTTACGG AGGATAACTTACCGGACTGTCAATCTAGCCGGAAATTTGAGCCAGATTATGGCTACAAAGAG CTCTTGAGTATGGTGTTTGATAGGCTTCGTGAGGAAGATGTCGAGGTTTCTACAGAGAGGCCAAGAACAGTGATGATGCCTCCTCAGCTCCTTGCAGAAGGGACGATAACTGTTTGTTTAAACTTTGCTGATCTCTGCAGAAC gATGCATAGGAAGCCAGATCATGTCATGAAATTCTTACTTGCCCAAATGGAGACAAAAGTATCGCTGAACAAACAGCAGCGGCTAGAGATTAAGGGTTTAGTGTCTTCTAAGGATTTTCAAGCTGTGTTCCGGAAATACATTG ATGCGTTCGTAATCTGCGTCTGCTGCAAAAGTCCTGACACAGCTCTCGCGGAGGAGGGCAATGGTCTTTTCAATCTCAGATGTGAGACG TGTGGTTTAGTAGCACCAGTCGATATACCAAATCTACTGTGA
- the MAN6 gene encoding Glycosyl hydrolase superfamily protein (Glycosyl hydrolase superfamily protein; FUNCTIONS IN: cation binding, hydrolase activity, hydrolyzing O-glycosyl compounds, catalytic activity; INVOLVED IN: carbohydrate metabolic process; LOCATED IN: endomembrane system; EXPRESSED IN: 19 plant structures; EXPRESSED DURING: 10 growth stages; CONTAINS InterPro DOMAIN/s: Glycoside hydrolase, catalytic core (InterPro:IPR017853), Glycoside hydrolase, family 5 (InterPro:IPR001547), Glycoside hydrolase, subgroup, catalytic core (InterPro:IPR013781); BEST Arabidopsis thaliana protein match is: Glycosyl hydrolase superfamily protein (TAIR:AT5G66460.1); Has 1807 Blast hits to 1807 proteins in 277 species: Archae - 0; Bacteria - 0; Metazoa - 736; Fungi - 347; Plants - 385; Viruses - 0; Other Eukaryotes - 339 (source: NCBI BLink).) yields MKDQLGFRIVLCSAVFIILTQNRALADLDSESHEVNSESVGEEQWEMVQRKGMQFTLNGQPFYVNGFNTYWMMTLAADNSTRGKVTEVFQQASAVGMTVGRTWAFNDGQWRALQKSPSVYDEEVFKALDFVLSEARKYKIRLILSLVNNWDAYGGKAQYVKWGNASGLNLTSDDDFFTNPTLRNFYQSHVRTVLNRVNTFTNITYKNDPTIFAWELMNEPRCPSDPSGDKLQSWIQEMAVFVKSLDAKHLVEIGLEGFYGPSAPARTRFNPNPYAAQVGTDFIRNNQVLGIDFASVHVYPDSWISPAVSNSFLEFTSSWMQAHVEDAEMYLGMPVLFTEFGVSAHDPGFNTSFRDMMLNTVYKMTLNSTRKGGAGAGSLVWQVFPQGAEFMDDGYAVYLTRAHTASKIISLQSKRLAIFNSLCSWRCRWGCKKKNQTALDALLSHDEL; encoded by the exons ATGAAGGACCAACTTGGATTCAGAATTGTGCTCTGTTCTGCGGTTTTCATAATTCTGACTCAAAACAGAGCTCTCGCAGACTTGGACAGCGAGTCCCATGA GGTTAACTCAGAATCGGTAGGAGAAGAACAATGGGAGATGGTGCAGAGGAAAGGGATGCAATTCACTCTAAATGGACAACCATTCTATGTGAATGGCTTCAACACATACTGGATGATGACTCTTGCAGCTGACAATTCCACGAGAGGCAAAGTGACGGAAGTGTTCCAACAAGCCTCTGCGGTTGGAATGACGGTAGGCAGGACATGGGCTTTCAACGATGGCCAATGGAGAGCTCTCCAGAAATCTCCCTCTGTTTACGATGAAGAGGTCTTCAAG GCCCTCGACTTCGTGCTGAGCGAGGCCAGAAAGTACAAAATCAGGCTTATACTGTCATTGGTCAACAACTGGGACGCCTATGGCGGCAAAGCTCAGTACGTTAAATGGGGAAACGCCTCCGGCCTTAATCTCACTTCCGATGACGACTTCTTCACCAACCCCACCCTCAGAAACTTCTACCAATCCCATGTCCGG ACAGTGCTGAATAGAGTGAACACCTTCACAAACATAACTTACAAGAACGACCCCACAATCTTCGCCTGGGAACTTATGAATGAGCCTCGTTGCCCCTCTGATCCTTCCGGCGACAAACTCCAGTCTTGGATACAAGAAATGGCGGTGTTTGTGAAGAGCTTAGACGCTAAACACTTGGTGGAGATCGGACTTGAAGGCTTCTATGGTCCCTCTGCCCCTGCGAGAACCAGATTCAACCCCAACCCCTACGCTGCACAAGTCGGAACTGACTTCATCAGAAATAATCAGGTTCTTGGCATTGATTTTGCCTCGGTTCACGTCTATCCAGATTCCTG GATATCTCCGGCAGTATCAAATTCTTTCCTGGAATTCACAAGCTCTTGGATGCAAGCTCATGTTGAGGACGCAGAGATGTACTTGGGAATGCCGGTTCTGTTCACAGAGTTTGGTGTGTCTGCACATGACCCTGGTTTCAACACGTCTTTCCGTGACATGATGTTGAACACAGTGTACAAGATGACCCTCAACTCAACAAGGAAAGGAGGGGCTGGTGCCGGGAGTCTGGTCTGGCAGGTCTTCCCTCAGGGGGCAGAGTTCATGGATGACGGCTATGCGGTTTACCTCACAAGAGCTCACACAGCTTCAAAAATCATATCTCTGCAGTCAAAGCGACTAGCCATCTTCAACTCCTTGTGTAGCTGGAGATGCAGATGGGGATGCAAGAAAAAGAATCAGACTGCTCTTGATGCCCTCCTCTCGCACGACGAGCTTTAA
- a CDS encoding eukaryotic translation initiation factor 2B family protein / eIF-2B family protein, whose protein sequence is MDLQQKQACWKLELEVIDNDSSWVSKFDPSKKKKKKKQKPLIREDDIFFQNGGHFTEDNLPDCQSSRKFEPDYGYKELLSMVFDRLREEDVEVSTERPRTVMMPPQLLAEGTITVCLNFADLCRTMHRKPDHVMKFLLAQMETKVSLNKQQRLEIKGLVSSKDFQAVFRKYIDAFVICVCCKSPDTALAEEGNGLFNLRCETCGLVAPVDIPNLL, encoded by the exons ATGGATTTACAGCAAAAGCAGGCGTGTTGGAAACTTGAACTCGAGGTTATAGATAACGATTCTTCATGG GTCAGTAAATTTGATCCttctaagaagaagaagaagaagaagcagaagccTCTGATACGCGAAGACGACATCTTCTTCCAGAATGGAGGACACTTTACGG AGGATAACTTACCGGACTGTCAATCTAGCCGGAAATTTGAGCCAGATTATGGCTACAAAGAG CTCTTGAGTATGGTGTTTGATAGGCTTCGTGAGGAAGATGTCGAGGTTTCTACAGAGAGGCCAAGAACAGTGATGATGCCTCCTCAGCTCCTTGCAGAAGGGACGATAACTGTTTGTTTAAACTTTGCTGATCTCTGCAGAAC gATGCATAGGAAGCCAGATCATGTCATGAAATTCTTACTTGCCCAAATGGAGACAAAAGTATCGCTGAACAAACAGCAGCGGCTAGAGATTAAGGGTTTAGTGTCTTCTAAGGATTTTCAAGCTGTGTTCCGGAAATACATTG ATGCGTTCGTAATCTGCGTCTGCTGCAAAAGTCCTGACACAGCTCTCGCGGAGGAGGGCAATGGTCTTTTCAATCTCAGATGTGAGACG TGTGGTTTAGTAGCACCAGTCGATATACCAAATCTACTGTGA